The following coding sequences are from one Venturia canescens isolate UGA chromosome 5, ASM1945775v1, whole genome shotgun sequence window:
- the mRpL30 gene encoding 39S ribosomal protein L30, mitochondrial produces MSNLFKVLYTQVRYYKGQKPKKLWAKDGVKYGLVTYYPRYPDHQDPPITPTKLLMIQRVKSYKGNPWWHKKALDMLKLNDLNSDIAIVKNTPQMCAFLWKIKHLLKVTPINTPEQLPDETKCSTWLQENGDLLVAPKIDPAREAATQAFITDRKRMDRPYLNDWMRRSWLNGYNH; encoded by the exons ATGTCTAActtgtttaaagttttgtaTACTCAAGTGCGTTACTACAAAGGTCAGAAACCGAAAAAATTGTGGGCCAAGGATGGTGTTAAATATGGACTCGTGACTTATTATCCTCG GTATCCTGATCACCAGGATCCTCCAATCACACCCACAAAACTTCTTATGATTCAACGTGTGAAAAGCTACAAAGGCAATCCCTGGTGGCACAAAAAGGCTCTTGATATGTTGAAGCTCAATGATCTG AACTCAGATATTGCCATTGTGAAAAATACACCGCAAATGTGTGCTTTCCTCTGGAAAATCAAGCATTTGCTAAAAGTGACACCAATAAACACACCGGAGCAACTTCCTGACGAGACAAAGTGCAGCACTTGGCTTCAAGAGAACGGCGACCTTTTGGTGGCTCCCAAAATCGATCCTGCTCGAGAAGCAGCCACACAAGCTTTCATAACGGATCGAAAAAGAATGGATCGACCTTATCTCAATGACTGGATGCGAAGGAGCTGGCTAAATGGTTACAATCATTAA